The following nucleotide sequence is from Aneurinibacillus soli.
TTCTAGATATTAATGATTCTATCCGCTATAATGTACATCATAGCGGATTTTTTTATATTATAGCGCACAAAAGGAGGGCACATATAAGCAAAGCCACGTTAGGTCAAATTATCAGATTCGAAGGAGTAGACGATGAAATCTAAAATTCAGTTTTTATTATCCATGACAATCTTCGGTACGATTGGCGTATTTGTAAGATACATTGATTTATCTTCAAGTGAAATCGCTTTATTACGCAGTTTAATTGGGAGCTTATTTTTAATGACGGTCATGTTCATCATGAAGAAAAAAATTTCATGGGGATTGGTGAAAGCAAACGCTTTATTTTTATTGCTTTCAAGTATTGCATTGGGCGGGAATTGGATTCTCCTTTTTCAGGCGTACAGACATACGACCATTTCTAACGCAGCACTCAGTTATTATTTTGCACCTGTGTTTGTCATGATTCTTTCGCCACTTGTACTTAAAGAAAAATTATCAACAAAGAAAATAATCTGCATCGGTGTAGCTATGTTAGGTATGTTGTTGATTGTTGGTAATGGTGGTGTAAGTGCATCTGGATTCGATGATTTACTTGGCATTGGCTACGGATTATTGGCAGCTGCATGCTATGCCTCATTAATGCTAGTAAACAAGTTCATCAAAAACATGGATGGACTAGAAACTACATTAATCCAGCTTGGAATGGCGGCATTACTTCTTATGCCATATGTATTTTTTACTGAAAAATTCAACATCTCAGAAGTATCGAGTTCTTCCATTCTATTTATCGTAATCTTAGGGATTATACATACAGGTGTTGGATTCTTGTTATTCTTCTCAGGTATGCAGAAGTTAAAAGGGCAAAGTATCGCGGCATTAAGTTATGTAGATCCAATCACATCATTAGTGATTTCTGCTGTTATCTTGCAAGAGAGTATGACATTTGTTCAGTTGCTTGGTGGTGCATTGCTTTTAGGCTCAACATTCATTAGCGAAAATAAATCAATCAAATTGGCGAACAAATATGTTGTTACAAAATAAAGGAGGCCATATGCATT
It contains:
- a CDS encoding DMT family transporter translates to MKSKIQFLLSMTIFGTIGVFVRYIDLSSSEIALLRSLIGSLFLMTVMFIMKKKISWGLVKANALFLLLSSIALGGNWILLFQAYRHTTISNAALSYYFAPVFVMILSPLVLKEKLSTKKIICIGVAMLGMLLIVGNGGVSASGFDDLLGIGYGLLAAACYASLMLVNKFIKNMDGLETTLIQLGMAALLLMPYVFFTEKFNISEVSSSSILFIVILGIIHTGVGFLLFFSGMQKLKGQSIAALSYVDPITSLVISAVILQESMTFVQLLGGALLLGSTFISENKSIKLANKYVVTK